Proteins from one Salaquimonas pukyongi genomic window:
- a CDS encoding DUF6691 family protein has translation MKLLTAFIIGSVFGLGIAISGMANPAKVLNFFDIAGSWDPSLLFVMGGALVITAIGYRLVFGQRTAPLFDKGFMVPTSTQIDRYLVVGSAVFGTGWGISGFCPGGAIPALGLGYVEAMQFVGAMIAGIVVGRLINMRFLKPAAA, from the coding sequence ATGAAGCTGTTGACCGCATTCATCATCGGTTCCGTTTTCGGCCTTGGAATCGCCATTTCCGGCATGGCCAATCCGGCCAAGGTGCTCAATTTCTTTGACATTGCCGGAAGCTGGGACCCAAGCCTGCTGTTTGTCATGGGCGGGGCGCTCGTTATCACCGCCATCGGCTACCGCCTTGTCTTCGGCCAGCGTACGGCGCCTCTCTTCGACAAGGGTTTCATGGTGCCGACCAGCACCCAGATAGACAGATATCTGGTTGTTGGGTCCGCGGTGTTCGGCACCGGCTGGGGAATATCGGGGTTTTGTCCGGGCGGCGCCATTCCGGCGCTCGGCCTTGGCTATGTGGAAGCCATGCAGTTCGTTGGCGCGATGATCGCGGGCATTGTCGTGGGGCGGCTGATCAATATGCGCTTTCTCAAGCCTGCGGCGGCCTGA
- a CDS encoding ABC transporter permease, with amino-acid sequence MVWDWFPTYFDQLVAGLLLTLELLVVSIFFGMLLAIPIGLVQVTGPKWLGRIALGFCTVIRGTPLLIQLWLIYYGIGSGVFPEIPALRESILWPYLRDAYPYAIMAFVFSVAGYSGEVMRGAFAGVPKGELEAARAMGMSPFKVLYRIWLPRALQNVFPTLAGEMVLTLKSTPLAATITIQELFGVGYQIRQDTYRIYEPLLLIAGIYVILTGVIVLVMRYLENRVPRPAAA; translated from the coding sequence ATGGTCTGGGACTGGTTTCCGACATATTTCGATCAGCTTGTCGCCGGCCTTCTGCTGACGCTCGAACTGCTGGTTGTTTCCATCTTCTTCGGAATGCTGCTCGCCATACCCATCGGCCTGGTCCAGGTCACAGGGCCAAAATGGCTGGGAAGAATTGCGCTTGGTTTCTGCACGGTCATTCGCGGGACGCCGCTGCTCATTCAGCTCTGGCTGATCTATTATGGCATTGGTTCGGGTGTATTTCCGGAGATTCCGGCGCTGCGTGAAAGCATACTGTGGCCCTATCTGCGCGATGCCTATCCCTATGCCATCATGGCATTCGTCTTTTCAGTTGCCGGCTACAGCGGCGAGGTGATGCGCGGCGCCTTTGCCGGCGTACCGAAGGGTGAACTGGAGGCGGCGCGCGCCATGGGCATGAGCCCGTTCAAGGTGCTTTACCGTATCTGGCTGCCACGGGCGTTGCAGAATGTTTTCCCGACCCTTGCCGGTGAAATGGTTCTGACGCTCAAGTCGACCCCGCTTGCCGCCACCATCACCATTCAGGAACTGTTTGGTGTGGGTTATCAGATCCGGCAGGACACCTATCGCATTTATGAACCGCTCCTGCTGATTGCCGGCATCTACGTCATTCTGACGGGGGTCATCGTTCTTGTAATGCGATATCTGGAAAACCGGGTGCCCCGGCCCGCGGCGGCATAG
- a CDS encoding ArsR/SmtB family transcription factor has product MSALEELEPKISEAAQLMEMLSQPARLKILCLLQEGERSVLELADAAGLSQPAMSHHLRKLRESGLVETRRSAQTIYYSLKGIEVKAVLDTLHAIYCAVDAPAEVDVKAEAKG; this is encoded by the coding sequence ATGTCTGCCCTGGAAGAACTCGAACCCAAAATCAGCGAAGCAGCCCAGTTGATGGAGATGTTGTCGCAGCCTGCTCGGCTTAAAATCCTCTGCCTGCTGCAGGAGGGGGAGCGCAGCGTGCTGGAACTTGCCGATGCAGCCGGGCTGTCGCAGCCGGCGATGTCGCATCATCTGCGCAAATTGCGGGAATCCGGTCTGGTGGAAACACGCCGCAGCGCCCAGACGATCTACTATTCCCTGAAGGGCATCGAGGTGAAAGCCGTCCTCGACACGCTGCACGCAATCTACTGCGCCGTGGATGCGCCGGCTGAGGTAGACGTGAAGGCAGAAGCGAAGGGTTAG
- a CDS encoding ornithine cyclodeaminase, whose protein sequence is MKSNLNQVPFVSVENMMRLALDVGVEQCMVELTAHIEEDFRRWPLFDKTPRVASHSTDGVIELMPTSDGIDYGFKYVNGHPKNMKEGLQTVTAFGLLASVDTGYPVLLTEMTILTALRTAATSAMATKYLARENPRTLCLVGNGAQAEFQALALKAVNGISRVNLYDIDREASEKCVRNLKDSGLELTICSTAEEAIEGADVVTTCTADKNYATILTDNMIGSGLHINAIGGDCPGKTELHRDVLLRSEIFVEYPPQTRIEGEIQQLEEDYPVRELWQVITGDDKGRSSAGEVTLFDGVGFAIEDFSALRWLRAKTGERPAFCQTLDMIADPDDPRDLFGMVQREADRMAVGEAAGGAL, encoded by the coding sequence ATGAAATCCAACCTCAACCAGGTTCCCTTTGTCAGCGTGGAGAACATGATGCGGCTGGCGCTCGATGTGGGTGTCGAGCAATGCATGGTTGAGCTGACAGCCCATATCGAAGAGGATTTCCGCCGCTGGCCGCTGTTCGACAAGACGCCGCGGGTCGCTTCCCATTCAACCGACGGGGTGATCGAATTGATGCCGACCTCCGACGGTATCGATTACGGCTTCAAATATGTGAACGGCCATCCCAAGAACATGAAGGAGGGCCTGCAGACGGTGACCGCTTTCGGCCTGCTGGCCTCCGTCGATACGGGCTATCCGGTTCTGTTGACCGAAATGACAATATTGACGGCGCTCAGAACGGCAGCGACATCAGCGATGGCGACGAAGTATCTTGCGCGCGAAAACCCCCGGACGCTTTGTCTGGTCGGCAATGGCGCCCAGGCCGAGTTCCAGGCGCTTGCCCTCAAGGCGGTCAATGGCATCAGCCGGGTAAACCTCTACGACATCGACCGGGAAGCGTCGGAAAAATGCGTGCGCAACCTGAAGGACAGCGGGCTGGAACTGACGATATGTTCGACTGCGGAGGAGGCAATCGAGGGTGCCGATGTTGTAACCACCTGCACGGCAGACAAGAACTACGCCACCATTCTGACTGACAACATGATCGGCTCCGGCCTTCACATCAACGCAATCGGCGGCGATTGCCCCGGCAAGACCGAACTGCATCGTGACGTGTTGCTGCGCTCCGAGATCTTTGTCGAATATCCGCCGCAGACCCGAATTGAAGGGGAGATACAACAGTTGGAGGAAGACTATCCGGTGCGTGAATTGTGGCAGGTCATTACAGGAGATGACAAGGGCCGGAGTTCAGCCGGCGAAGTGACCCTGTTCGACGGAGTCGGCTTTGCCATCGAGGATTTTTCCGCGCTGCGGTGGCTACGGGCAAAGACCGGCGAGCGGCCGGCCTTTTGCCAGACGCTCGACATGATTGCCGATCCGGATGATCCGCGCGATTTGTTCGGCATGGTCCAGCGGGAAGCAGATCGCATGGCTGTGGGGGAGGCAGCGGGCGGGGCATTGTGA
- the rocF gene encoding arginase, protein MAADRCVFIGVPVQAGASQAGCVMGPDALRTAGICDAVAALDYEVSDRGNLSAKPVAVSEHPNPHLHDLQEISGWIGALAQASYSSAQDAIPVFMGGDHSLSAGSIAGVAKAAAQAEAPLFVLWLDAHPDFHTLETTESGNLHGTPLAYLTGEAGFEGYYPPLEVAVEPENVCLIGLRSVDRDEGKKLLERRFELYDMRAVDEFGIVTLVRRFIDRVTAAGGWLHVSLDVDFLDPQVAPAVGTTVPGGATVREAHLIMEMLHESGCVRSLDLVELNPFLDERGRTAKLLVDLTCSLFGKRILDRQTRSY, encoded by the coding sequence TTGGCAGCTGATCGCTGCGTTTTCATTGGCGTGCCGGTTCAGGCTGGCGCCAGCCAGGCAGGCTGTGTGATGGGGCCCGATGCGCTGCGCACGGCGGGCATTTGCGATGCAGTGGCGGCGCTGGATTATGAAGTTTCCGACAGGGGCAACCTGTCTGCCAAGCCGGTTGCCGTAAGCGAGCACCCCAATCCCCATCTTCACGATCTGCAGGAAATCTCCGGCTGGATCGGGGCCTTGGCACAGGCCTCCTATTCCAGCGCACAGGATGCCATTCCCGTGTTCATGGGCGGTGATCATTCCCTGTCGGCCGGTTCAATTGCCGGCGTTGCCAAGGCGGCAGCACAAGCCGAGGCGCCGCTTTTCGTGCTGTGGCTTGATGCCCATCCTGATTTTCATACGCTGGAGACCACCGAAAGCGGTAATCTGCACGGCACGCCGCTTGCCTACCTGACCGGCGAAGCGGGGTTTGAGGGATATTATCCGCCGCTGGAGGTGGCAGTGGAGCCGGAAAATGTGTGCCTGATCGGGTTGCGGTCGGTGGATCGTGACGAGGGAAAGAAGCTGCTCGAGCGCCGCTTTGAACTCTATGACATGCGGGCGGTGGACGAGTTCGGTATCGTCACGCTGGTACGCCGTTTCATCGACCGGGTAACCGCTGCCGGCGGCTGGCTGCATGTCAGCCTGGACGTCGATTTCCTCGACCCGCAGGTGGCGCCTGCTGTTGGAACCACCGTGCCGGGCGGGGCAACGGTGCGTGAGGCGCATCTCATCATGGAAATGCTGCATGAAAGCGGCTGTGTCCGTTCGCTCGATCTGGTTGAACTCAATCCGTTTCTCGATGAGCGCGGGCGAACGGCGAAATTGCTGGTTGATCTGACCTGCAGCCTGTTCGGAAAACGCATTCTCGACCGCCAAACCCGCAGTTATTGA
- a CDS encoding ABC transporter permease, which produces MWDSLQLLAFSPPGWGGVLLRGLVFTLIVALGAYALGLVIGFLGAVGKIYGGPILKTLLETYTTLIRAVPELVLILLLYFAGEAAINLALTAVGLPTISINPILAGILVLGFVQGAYTTEVIRAAMLAVPKGQVEAAYAYGMSRTKMLARIMIPSMIPFALPGLANLWLIVTKDTALLAVIGSVELATVTRQAAGSTRSYLLFYSAAAVLYLCLTLVSTWIFRRLERRYRPESGDALKLNALAIGRR; this is translated from the coding sequence ATGTGGGACAGTTTGCAACTGCTGGCATTTTCGCCACCCGGCTGGGGCGGTGTGCTGCTGCGCGGTCTGGTGTTTACCCTCATTGTTGCATTGGGCGCCTATGCGCTGGGCCTTGTCATCGGGTTTTTGGGCGCTGTGGGAAAGATCTATGGCGGGCCAATCCTGAAGACCTTGTTGGAGACCTACACGACCCTTATCAGGGCTGTGCCGGAACTGGTACTGATATTGCTGCTGTATTTTGCCGGCGAGGCTGCCATCAATCTTGCGCTGACAGCCGTGGGGTTGCCGACGATCAGCATCAACCCCATTCTTGCGGGGATACTGGTGCTCGGATTTGTTCAGGGAGCCTACACGACCGAAGTCATTCGCGCGGCCATGCTGGCAGTCCCCAAAGGGCAGGTTGAGGCGGCCTATGCCTATGGCATGTCGAGGACAAAGATGCTCGCACGCATCATGATCCCGTCGATGATCCCCTTCGCGCTTCCTGGACTTGCCAATCTCTGGCTGATCGTAACCAAGGACACGGCGCTGCTTGCGGTGATCGGTTCGGTCGAACTGGCGACCGTTACACGCCAGGCCGCCGGCAGTACGCGCAGCTATCTTTTGTTTTATTCGGCCGCGGCAGTGCTTTACCTGTGCTTGACGCTCGTTTCGACCTGGATATTCAGGCGCCTTGAGCGCCGCTACCGGCCCGAGTCGGGCGATGCGCTGAAGTTGAACGCTTTGGCGATCGGGAGGCGGTGA
- a CDS encoding transporter substrate-binding domain-containing protein encodes MKKTINIVIAAAFAAGLAATQASAEIKLGLDTAPYPPFADQDASGNRTGFEIELGNAVCEAMGETCVWTPIAWDGIIPALTSGKIDAIFASMSITEERMKTIDFSDKYYNTPAALVAPKSMDVDGSPESMKGKVVGAQISTIHANYAEKYYKDVADSIKVNYQGFDEHNNDLVAGRLDAVIGDSLAFSDFLNSDVGKDFEIKAYLKDEAIFGKGVGVGLRKGDDELKAKFNEAIAKVRADGTYDAIAKKYFDFDIYGE; translated from the coding sequence ATGAAGAAGACGATCAACATTGTGATAGCGGCCGCTTTTGCAGCCGGTCTCGCCGCCACTCAGGCTTCGGCGGAAATCAAGCTGGGCCTCGACACCGCGCCCTATCCGCCGTTTGCCGATCAGGACGCCAGCGGCAACCGCACCGGTTTTGAGATCGAACTGGGTAACGCCGTTTGTGAAGCCATGGGCGAAACCTGCGTTTGGACGCCGATTGCCTGGGACGGCATCATTCCGGCGCTGACCTCAGGCAAGATCGATGCGATCTTCGCTTCGATGTCGATCACCGAAGAGCGCATGAAAACCATCGACTTTTCCGACAAGTACTACAACACGCCTGCGGCGCTTGTTGCGCCCAAAAGCATGGATGTTGACGGTTCGCCGGAATCCATGAAGGGCAAGGTTGTCGGTGCGCAGATTTCGACGATCCACGCCAACTATGCCGAAAAGTACTACAAGGACGTGGCTGACAGCATCAAGGTGAACTATCAGGGCTTTGATGAACACAACAACGACCTTGTCGCCGGCCGCCTTGACGCGGTTATCGGCGATTCGCTGGCGTTCTCTGACTTCCTCAATTCCGATGTCGGCAAGGATTTCGAGATCAAGGCGTATCTGAAGGACGAAGCGATCTTCGGCAAGGGCGTCGGCGTCGGCCTTCGCAAGGGTGACGACGAACTGAAGGCCAAGTTCAACGAGGCGATCGCCAAGGTTCGTGCCGACGGCACCTATGATGCTATCGCCAAGAAGTACTTCGACTTCGACATCTACGGCGAGTAA
- the pyc gene encoding pyruvate carboxylase, with the protein MKNIKKVLVANRGEIAIRILRACNELGKKTVAVYAKEDRLGLHRFKSDESYLIGEDLGPVAAYLSIEEIIRVARQSGADAIHPGYGLLSENPDFVDACEAAGIIFIGPKAETMRQLGDKASARRIAIEAGVPVIPATEVLPDDMDEVRRMADEVGYPFMLKASWGGGGRGMRPIMNPDELEQKVLEGRREAEAAFGNGEGYLEKLVQRARHVEVQVLGDRHGSLYHLWERDCSVQRRNQKVVERAPAPYLTQEQREELCELGLKICRHVGYECAGTVEFLMDMETGAFYFIEVNPRVQVEHTVTEEVTGIDIVRAQILISEGRPIAEATGAESQQEIVLNGHALQCRVTTEDPQNNFVPDYGRITAYRSATGMGIRLDGGTAYSGAVITRYYDSLLVKVTAWAPTPEMAIARMDRSLREFRIRGVSTNIAFVENLLKHPTFLDNSYTTKFIDTTPELFQFKKRRDRATKILTYIADISVNGHPETKGKPLPSLGHEGGLEVPRAPKLRGDAPARGVRNLLEEEGPQAVADWMLAQKQLLMTDTTMRDGHQSLLATRMRSIDMVNAAPVYAHNLPQLFSVECWGGATFDVSYRFLQECPWQRLRDLRERMPNLLTQMLLRASNGVGYTNYPDNVVIKFVDQAAKTGVDVFRVFDSLNWVENMRVAIDAVLTSGKICEAAICYTGDILDPGRPKYDLDYYVKMARELKAAGTHILGLKDMAGLLKPPAAYDLIKALKEETGLPVHFHTHDTSGIAGATVLAASAAGVDCVDAAMDAFSGGTSQPCFGSIVEALRHTERDTGIDVEAVREISDYWEQVRQQYTAFESGLAAPASEVYLHEMPGGQFTNLKAQAKSLGLEDRWHEVAKAYADVNQMFGDIVKVTPSSKVVGDMALMMVAQGITRAEVEDPEKEISFPDSVVDMLKGNLGQPPGGWPQALQEKVLKGEKPITTRPGADMEPVDLEKTRSKLSDELEGFRIDDEDLCGYLMYPKVFLDYMGRHRIYGPVRTLPTPVFFYGMTPQDQISVEIDPGKTLEIRLQAIGDTNDEGEVKVFFELNGQPRTIRIPNRAIASKVAKQRKAEDGNGDHIGAPMPGTIASVAVKAGTTVNPGDVLFTIEAMKMETAIHADRKGVVLNVHVQPGAAVEAKDLLLEFEAE; encoded by the coding sequence ATGAAAAATATCAAGAAAGTCCTGGTCGCCAATCGCGGCGAAATCGCCATTCGCATTCTGCGAGCCTGTAATGAGCTGGGCAAAAAAACCGTCGCTGTCTATGCCAAAGAGGACCGGCTCGGGCTGCACCGGTTCAAATCGGATGAATCCTATCTGATCGGAGAAGATCTGGGTCCGGTGGCGGCCTATCTGTCCATCGAGGAGATCATTCGCGTTGCCAGGCAGTCCGGCGCCGATGCGATCCATCCGGGCTACGGGTTGCTGTCGGAAAACCCGGATTTCGTCGATGCATGCGAGGCTGCCGGCATCATCTTTATCGGTCCGAAGGCCGAAACCATGCGGCAATTGGGGGACAAGGCTTCGGCACGGCGCATTGCGATTGAGGCGGGTGTGCCCGTCATCCCGGCGACCGAGGTTCTGCCCGACGACATGGACGAAGTGCGCCGAATGGCCGATGAAGTCGGCTATCCCTTCATGCTGAAAGCCTCATGGGGCGGTGGCGGGCGCGGCATGCGGCCGATCATGAACCCGGATGAACTGGAACAGAAGGTGCTGGAGGGCCGCCGCGAGGCGGAGGCTGCGTTCGGCAATGGCGAAGGCTATCTGGAAAAACTGGTCCAGCGTGCGCGCCACGTGGAAGTGCAGGTGCTCGGCGACAGGCATGGCAGTCTTTATCACCTGTGGGAGCGGGACTGTTCGGTCCAGCGGCGGAACCAGAAGGTCGTCGAGCGCGCGCCTGCACCTTACCTTACCCAGGAACAGCGCGAGGAGCTGTGCGAACTGGGGCTGAAGATCTGCCGCCATGTGGGCTATGAATGCGCCGGCACGGTCGAGTTCCTGATGGACATGGAAACCGGCGCTTTCTACTTCATCGAGGTTAATCCGCGCGTTCAGGTAGAGCATACCGTTACCGAAGAGGTGACGGGCATCGACATTGTGCGGGCGCAAATTCTGATCAGCGAAGGCAGGCCGATTGCCGAAGCAACCGGGGCCGAAAGTCAGCAGGAGATCGTGCTGAACGGTCATGCGCTGCAGTGCCGGGTGACAACCGAGGACCCGCAAAACAATTTTGTGCCGGATTATGGCCGCATTACCGCCTATCGCTCGGCAACGGGCATGGGCATCCGGCTCGATGGCGGCACCGCCTATTCCGGTGCGGTAATCACGCGCTACTATGATTCACTGCTGGTGAAGGTGACGGCCTGGGCGCCGACGCCTGAAATGGCGATTGCCCGCATGGACCGCAGCCTGCGCGAATTCCGTATCCGGGGGGTTTCGACCAATATCGCCTTTGTCGAGAACCTGCTCAAGCATCCCACATTCCTCGACAATTCCTATACCACCAAGTTCATCGATACCACGCCGGAACTCTTCCAGTTCAAGAAACGGCGCGACCGGGCGACCAAGATTCTGACCTACATCGCCGATATTTCGGTCAACGGGCACCCCGAAACCAAGGGCAAACCGCTGCCTTCACTGGGGCATGAGGGCGGGTTGGAAGTGCCGCGCGCGCCGAAACTGCGCGGTGATGCGCCGGCGCGCGGTGTGCGCAACCTGCTGGAGGAAGAGGGCCCGCAGGCGGTCGCCGACTGGATGCTGGCGCAAAAGCAGCTTCTGATGACGGACACTACCATGCGCGATGGCCATCAGTCACTGCTGGCAACACGCATGCGCTCCATCGACATGGTCAATGCAGCGCCCGTCTATGCCCATAACCTGCCGCAGCTTTTTTCCGTCGAATGCTGGGGCGGCGCGACTTTCGACGTGTCCTACCGCTTTTTGCAGGAGTGTCCCTGGCAGCGGCTGCGCGATCTGCGTGAGCGCATGCCCAACCTGCTGACGCAGATGCTGCTGCGTGCGTCCAATGGCGTTGGTTACACCAACTATCCCGACAATGTGGTTATCAAGTTTGTCGATCAGGCGGCAAAAACCGGTGTCGATGTCTTCCGCGTCTTCGATTCGCTCAACTGGGTTGAGAACATGCGGGTTGCAATCGACGCGGTACTGACATCGGGCAAAATCTGCGAGGCGGCGATCTGCTATACCGGCGACATTCTCGATCCGGGCCGGCCGAAATACGATCTCGACTACTACGTGAAGATGGCGCGTGAGCTGAAGGCGGCGGGAACCCACATTCTCGGCCTTAAGGACATGGCGGGGCTTTTAAAGCCACCGGCAGCCTATGATCTCATCAAGGCGCTGAAGGAAGAAACCGGCCTGCCGGTTCACTTCCATACCCATGACACGAGCGGAATTGCTGGCGCGACGGTGCTTGCGGCAAGTGCTGCCGGCGTTGATTGTGTCGATGCGGCGATGGATGCCTTTTCCGGCGGCACGTCGCAGCCGTGTTTTGGCTCCATTGTCGAGGCCTTGCGCCATACCGAGCGCGACACGGGCATTGACGTTGAAGCGGTGCGGGAAATCTCCGACTATTGGGAGCAGGTGCGCCAGCAATATACGGCGTTCGAAAGCGGGCTGGCGGCGCCTGCATCGGAAGTTTATCTGCACGAGATGCCGGGTGGCCAGTTCACCAATCTCAAGGCACAGGCAAAGAGCCTCGGTCTTGAGGACCGTTGGCACGAGGTTGCCAAGGCCTATGCCGACGTCAACCAGATGTTCGGCGACATTGTCAAAGTAACCCCCTCTTCGAAGGTGGTGGGTGACATGGCGCTGATGATGGTGGCCCAGGGGATCACCCGCGCGGAGGTGGAGGACCCTGAAAAGGAAATCTCCTTCCCTGATTCCGTCGTGGACATGCTCAAGGGCAATCTTGGCCAGCCGCCTGGCGGGTGGCCGCAGGCTTTGCAGGAAAAAGTGCTCAAGGGTGAAAAGCCGATCACCACACGGCCCGGCGCCGACATGGAGCCGGTCGATCTTGAAAAAACACGGAGCAAGCTTTCCGATGAACTGGAAGGCTTCCGGATCGATGACGAGGATCTGTGCGGCTATCTGATGTATCCCAAGGTTTTCCTCGACTATATGGGCCGTCACCGCATTTACGGGCCGGTGCGCACCCTGCCGACCCCTGTGTTCTTTTATGGCATGACCCCGCAGGATCAGATCTCGGTGGAGATTGATCCTGGAAAGACGCTGGAAATCCGACTGCAGGCGATTGGCGACACCAATGACGAGGGGGAAGTAAAGGTCTTCTTCGAGCTCAATGGCCAGCCGCGCACCATCCGCATCCCCAATCGTGCCATTGCTTCGAAGGTTGCAAAGCAGCGCAAGGCCGAGGATGGCAATGGCGATCACATTGGTGCGCCCATGCCGGGCACGATCGCCAGCGTTGCGGTGAAAGCCGGAACGACCGTCAATCCGGGCGATGTGCTGTTCACCATCGAGGCGATGAAGATGGAAACGGCCATTCACGCCGATCGCAAGGGCGTGGTTTTGAATGTTCACGTACAGCCGGGCGCCGCGGTGGAAGCAAAAGACCTGCTGCTTGAATTTGAGGCGGAGTAG
- a CDS encoding Lrp/AsnC family transcriptional regulator, whose product MDNLDDRLIALLRRNGREAVANLAVALGVSRTTVRHHMTRLEKEGHILGYTVTLREDAMPHGIRALTMIAIEGHRADLVTARLYRLSAVQLIHATNGKWDLVAELKTETIEEIDEALTRMREIEGIAASETSILLATRHPSSVRV is encoded by the coding sequence ATGGACAATCTTGATGATCGCCTGATCGCCCTGTTGCGCCGCAATGGCCGCGAGGCCGTGGCCAATCTTGCTGTGGCCCTTGGCGTTTCGCGCACCACGGTGCGCCACCACATGACCCGGCTGGAAAAGGAAGGCCATATCCTCGGCTACACGGTCACCCTGCGCGAAGATGCCATGCCCCACGGCATCCGCGCACTCACCATGATTGCCATCGAGGGGCACCGGGCAGACCTGGTCACCGCACGGCTTTATCGCCTGAGCGCTGTCCAGTTGATCCACGCCACCAACGGAAAATGGGATCTGGTGGCGGAATTGAAAACCGAAACGATCGAGGAGATCGATGAGGCGCTCACCCGCATGCGTGAGATCGAGGGAATCGCGGCCAGCGAAACGAGCATTCTGCTCGCCACCCGCCATCCATCCTCGGTGCGGGTGTAA
- a CDS encoding ABC transporter ATP-binding protein produces the protein MSSSVSSHTQKGESPGDVPAVEVFDIHKRFGDLEVLKGISMEAHKGDVISIIGASGSGKSTFLRCINLLELPTKGGISVAGEPIKFKDGSDGNLHPADARQVQRLRTKLGMVFQSFNLWQHMNVMQNVIEAPVHVLGRSKAEATEQAEDILQKVGLWDKKDQYPGFLSGGQQQRAAIARALAINPEVMLFDEPTSALDPELVGEVLRVIRELVDEGRTMILVTHEMKFARDVSSHVIYLHQGVVEEEGPPKKVFYEPDSERCKAFVSSIH, from the coding sequence TTGAGTTCAAGCGTATCTTCGCACACGCAAAAGGGTGAATCGCCCGGCGATGTCCCTGCGGTGGAGGTTTTCGACATCCACAAGCGGTTCGGCGATCTGGAAGTCCTGAAGGGGATCTCGATGGAGGCCCACAAGGGCGATGTGATCTCCATCATTGGCGCTTCAGGATCGGGAAAGAGCACGTTTCTGCGCTGCATCAATCTTCTGGAACTGCCGACCAAGGGCGGCATTTCGGTTGCCGGCGAGCCGATCAAGTTCAAGGACGGCTCTGACGGCAATCTTCATCCTGCCGATGCCCGTCAGGTGCAGCGGCTCAGAACCAAGCTCGGCATGGTCTTCCAGAGCTTCAATCTGTGGCAGCACATGAACGTTATGCAGAATGTCATCGAGGCACCGGTGCATGTGCTTGGCCGCTCGAAGGCAGAGGCCACCGAACAGGCCGAGGATATTCTGCAGAAGGTTGGCCTGTGGGACAAGAAGGATCAGTATCCCGGCTTTCTGTCGGGCGGCCAGCAGCAGCGTGCGGCAATTGCCCGCGCGCTTGCGATCAATCCGGAAGTCATGCTGTTCGATGAACCCACCTCAGCGCTCGATCCCGAACTGGTGGGCGAGGTACTGCGGGTCATCCGCGAACTGGTCGATGAGGGCCGCACGATGATTCTCGTCACCCATGAAATGAAATTCGCGCGGGATGTGTCTTCCCACGTCATCTATCTTCATCAGGGAGTGGTGGAGGAGGAAGGCCCGCCGAAAAAGGTTTTCTACGAGCCGGACAGCGAACGCTGCAAGGCTTTTGTCAGTTCGATCCATTGA
- a CDS encoding YeeE/YedE family protein: protein MITEFTPYSSLLGGVLIGVAATLLMAFHGRVAGMTGILQGVLPPLSADWQWRAVFLAGAIAAPFVFVNLGGTVDFAVPVATLPLIAGGFVVGIGVYFGSGCTSGHGVCGMARLSPRSIVATLVFMAAAFVTVYVTRHVMGG, encoded by the coding sequence ATGATCACCGAGTTTACTCCCTATTCTTCGCTGCTGGGGGGCGTTCTGATCGGCGTGGCGGCCACGCTGCTGATGGCTTTTCACGGCCGTGTTGCCGGCATGACGGGTATTCTGCAGGGCGTATTGCCGCCGCTTTCTGCCGATTGGCAATGGCGGGCCGTATTTCTGGCAGGCGCCATCGCTGCCCCCTTTGTCTTCGTCAATCTGGGCGGGACAGTCGATTTCGCCGTGCCGGTGGCAACCCTGCCGTTGATCGCCGGTGGCTTTGTGGTCGGCATTGGCGTTTATTTCGGTTCAGGCTGTACCAGCGGCCACGGGGTCTGCGGCATGGCCCGGCTGTCACCGCGCTCGATTGTTGCAACGCTTGTCTTCATGGCGGCGGCTTTCGTCACCGTTTATGTCACCCGTCATGTAATGGGAGGCTGA